The segment CCACCGGGTGACCGGCAGGGCTTCAAGAAGTGATGGCTAATCGCGCAGCTAGCGCAGCCTAGATAAAATACTGCCTCAATCACGACACTGAAGCAAATAATTTATTCACATAGCTCTTTCGATGAAAGCATTGATGAATTTGAGCTTCCCAAAGTGCCAAATGGATCTTATATTAAGTTAACTGATAGTCTGTTACCGATCCCAAAGTAGACATAAAGACAAAGGCCTTATGCACTCCGATCAGGGATATGCAGCTTGCACTATGTTTGGTCTTATATTGCCGAAAGATATTATACCACCAGCAATTTAAAGTAGTTAATACTTGGTTTTCACACAAGATAAAATTTTTTATCTTGCTGGCACGTTCATACTGTATAACAGCGCTCCACCTACCCACTACTAGCAAGTGGTATTAAAGGAAAAACAGATATGAAAGTAATAACTAAAGAGCATGAAAAAGTCGAATACGGTAAATCCAAAGCAGGAATCGTAATACACAATTTTTTATCTTCTTTTGATGAGACTTTCAATCAATCTAGCTACGCCATATTTTCTGAATTCTTCAAAAAAAATGAGAATGTATCAAAATGGATGATCTTTAGCGACTACGTACTAAATGATAAAAATAAGCCAAATGATGTAATAACATTTTCCATACTTCCATACTCTGAGGACTTTGAAAGACTTAAAGAAAAAATAAATGGTCTATCCTTCAAGGATATTAAAAATTTATCAAGAGTAAATACAGAATTCTTAGAATTTATCAACAAAAGTGAGATTTTAAATATATCTATACTCATAGATAAGAATATGACATTAGATCCAATTAATGAGCGTGAGGCGCTAAAGACATGTTACAAAACGGCTATTAACCAAGTAGATTACTGGATAAGAAATGAGGGTGAAAACGAAAATTATCTACGTATAAAAAAAGCTTACAACGTCATGCTCCATGAGGTTTCAAAGCAAGGAGTAAATTTAAGAAATATAAGAAATATTGAAATAGTGTCGAATTTTATTGCATATATAACGTTTCAGGCTTGCCTTTTATTAAAGGTGGATATAATTGGCTGGTTTTCGGATAGAGATTCTATGCTAACCCATAAGGACGGAAAATTCTCTATGCCAGTAATCTTTGACTTAGCATATAATTTATTTCATGCTTTGATGTTATCAAAAGATAAAGATTACGCAGAGAACTTCGTTTTTGGACTGCCAGAACAGACGGGGGATCTATGGTATGATTCATTCAATAGAATACCAGATTTAATTGCTGCAACGCTTGCTGACTATGACTATGAAAACAACATTTCTAGCCATAGCAAGTTTTTCCCCGTAATTGAGAATGTCATCACCAATAAAGAAAAGAATTTAATATATAAGATTTACGCTTTGGAAAATGGATTTGAAGCTGCATATTTAACTTTTACTCGACAAGAAGACAAGATGCCATTGTCGGAATGTGATTTCTCTGCGCTCTGTTGGCATCCTATATCATTGGCTTTAATAAGAACCTACTCAAATTTCGCTCCTTGGCCGAAAAGCAGTACCTAATGTACACTTCGCCAATACATTAAGCTACTAAGTGCGTTGGCCATCTTTTATGACCAACGCAATTCAGTCTAAGCCTGCCCTACCTCCCACAGCGCCAACCCCTGCCACAACCGCTTACACTTACCCGCCAGTTGCAACGCCCCCACACTCTCAAAGTGACTAACAGCCTCATTTAATCCCACCGCACTGATCAACACCTCCTGCTGCTTAACCCTCTGCCTGGCAGTCACCATCCAAATGCTATGACTTATCTTCTCCAGAAGGATCCGGGCGGCCTGCATCAGCAAAGCCGCGGCCTAGCGTTTGGGCAGTTGATCGAGCAGTAAACCGCAGGCTTTATGCCACTCGCTTTGAGGGGAGTAGCGCAGGGCGGCAAGAATGGCCTGGTCACTGCACCCACCGCATCCAGGTACTTCACCTGCTAGAGCAGCGGCTGGAATCCAAGGTTGTCGTGACAGGGCAGCCTTAACCCCCTACTGCCCAGGCGGTGCCAACCTAGATACGCAAAAGCCCCGCCGGGTAACCGGCAGGGCTTCAAAAAGTTATGGCTAATCGCGCAGCTAGAGCATCATAGATAAAACACTGCCTCAATCACGATACTTAGGCAAATGTAATCGTCAATTTTTTACTTTTCATCACGTCGCTGGTTCAAAAGGACTAATTTCACCCTCATTTTGTGCTAAAATGTAATTTACATTAGCCTTTGACATAATTTTAAAAGACATGAGTAAGATGATCAGATTTCGCCAGTTAAAACAGGGTTGTTATTTAGAATAGTTATTAGCAAAAACCTACTGCTGCCATTTAGTGGCATAAACAACATACTATTGACACTGAGGTTAAAATGAAAAGCATAGTTTTTTTCAACAATAAAGGAGGCGTTGGAAAAACAACTCTCCTATGTAACATGGCTGCTTACCTATCAATAAAAAAATCCAAGAAAGTACTTATTATAGATGCTGACCCTCAATGCAATAGTACCACATACATATTATCCGAAGAAAAACTTGAATCAATATATGGGAAATCTAAAAGAGACAGCATTGAATCTTTTTTATCACCAGTTAGAAAGGCAAAGGGTTATCTTGAAAAAAGAATAAACCCTGTAAAGTCAGAAAGATTCAAGGTTGATATAATCCCAGGCGATCCAAGACTTTCGCTCAGCGAAGATTTATTAGCAACTGACTGGAAGTCAGCTACGTCGGGTGACCCGAGAGGATTGCAAACAACTTTAGTTTTTGAACATCTCAAACTTCAATATGAAGAGTATGATTATATTTTCTTTGATGTTGGCCCATCCTTAGGTGCGATAAATCGCTCTGTACTTATAGCTTGTGATTATTTTGTAATTCCAATGGCAGTTGACGTATTCAGTCTAATGGCCTTAGAAAACATAAATCTTTCTCTAACTAAGTGGAGAAAAGGCATAGAAGATGGTTTAAAAAAATACGAAGAAGAAGAAAACGAGCCTTATGAAATTTATGACAAAGAATTTCAATGGAGTCTAAAGTTCTCTGGATACGTACTTCAACAATATAAAGCTAAAACTGTTAGAGGTGAAAAGGTACACGTTAAAGCCTACGAGAAAATTTCTAAAGAGATCCCAGCAGCAATTGAAAGAGAAATACATTCGATAACTAAAGACCACTTAACACTTGACAATCTTTTCTTAGGCGAAATTGAGAATCTTCATAGCTTGGTTCCTATGTCTCAGACTACTAACGCACCTATATTCAGTTTAAAATCTAAAGATGGCGTTGTCGGGGCGCACTTCCAAAAAGTACAGTATTCGGAGGGAATTTATTCCAGTATTGCTAAGAAGCTATTAAGCAACATTGGAGATAGTGATGATTAAGTGGCCAAAGGAGGTAGTCAGTGATATTAGCAGACGTCGCTGTGTTATATTTTTAGGGTCAGGAATTTCTAGAAACAGTGTTAACACTACCGGGAGAAGACCTAAGACATGGTATCAATTCCTCCAAAGTGCTATCACAGATATTAACCCTAAAGCTCATATCAGCAAGTTATTAAAGGATAATGACTACCTAACAGCTTGCGAGGTGGTAAAGCGGCAACTTGGAAAGGAGGAATTCACTAGAATTGTTAGAGAAGAGTTTCTTGTTCCTGCATATCAGCCTGCCGATATTCACAAAAAAATATTTTCATTGGATTCTAGAATTGTAGCAACTCCCAATTTTGATAAAATATATGAAACTTACGCTAACAGTGAAGCAAATGGATCGATTGTAGTCAAACAGCATTACGATTCCGATGTAATGTCAAGCATTCGAGGGTCTGAACGTATTATTCTAAAGGTTCACGGCACTATTGACTCCCCTGACAAATTAATATTTACCAGAGCCGAATATGCAGAGGCTCGAACAAAGTATTCATCTTTTTACGAATTACTCGAAGCTCTTTCACTGACGCATACTTTTCTTTTTCTTGGCTGCGGAGTCAATGACCCTGACATTAAGCTTTTGCTAGAAGATTCTTTATTCAAACACAATAGCAGCAGATCCCACGTCATGCTTCTACCTAAGAAATCTTTACACAACTCTGTAATTGAAGTTATTCAGGATACAATGAACCTAAATATAATCCAATACTCAGGAGCAAATAATCATATAGAGCTACTTGAATCAGTTACAGAGCTAGTAGATTTAGTTGAAGCTGAAAGAGAGGAGTTAAAAATAAATATGAATTGGTAAATTAATTAAGCCACTGTTATACACTTGAAAATCTTCTGCTTTTTATATACAACCCTAGCGTTTTATCGGCACAAAAACTCCTCAAATTAAATGTTTTTGGGGAGTAGAATAAAGAAAAACTCTTCAATGGCAATGCGTATTCAAAAAGAAATTAAACTTTGCAAAAAAAACACACGTAAGATTACTTGAGCTCTTATCATCACCTAACTAGCACTCTTAAAACAACATACTGCCGCATATACTCAGATCCGAAAATAGATTATTTGCAATATCTCCATTACCGCACACTGCATGCTGTTTGAAACCAAAAATAATGAATATTTCAATATTTATATTAAATAATTATTCGAGTGTGTAAATATAATAGCTATAAAATTCAACCTAATTCCGGAGATGCGTTTTGAAAATTGAGTTTAACCTACTTGGAAATGCTATTGACTCGATCGAAAGCGCAATTGAGCTTCTAGCATGGCGTGATGAGAAAGACGACGCAAAGCGTTTGAAGCAGGCAGTGCTTTGCATCGCGCACGGAGTCGAGCTGCTGCTCAAAGAGCGCCTGCGCCTCGTACATCCATCCTTGGTTTGGGAAAACGTCGATAAATATCCAGGACTCAGTGCAAGAACAGTTACAGTTGATGGCGCGCTTGGACGCCTACAAAAGATAGGTGGCCTTGATTTTCAAAAGGAAGACAGGCACCTAATCACGTCGCTGCGGGATACTCGAAATGCTATTGAACATTACTCGTGGTCTACGACCAAGAGCGAGGCAGAGAAAATTGTTGGGAATGCCCTTGGTTTCGCGGTGCACTTCGCGAGAGCAGAACTGAAACATGACTTTTTTGGTTACCACACTCGCAAAGATGATACCTTTGAAGTGCTGCTTGAAGAAAACTTTCATTTTGCGAAAGCATTCAGGGATCGCTACGAGCAGCACCCTAATGCTGCGAATACGGTTAAAATACTTTGCGATTTCTGTCATGCTCAATCTGCCGACCCTTCAACCGGTGCCTGCGAGTTGTGTGGTCACTGGAATAGTTTACCTGATGATTACGATTGCCCATTCTGAACGACCGCACCTAGCCTATTAAATGTATTTAAACTCCTCAACAACCAATCCTTCAGACATAATTAGGGACGTTTTTATGATTGGCGTTGACCTTATATAAAAGGCAACGTCACCCTAAATACTTACGCCTCCCTCCCCTTTCTCCAGCCATTCCCACAACCGCTTACGCGCACGCTTACCCGCCACCTGCAACGCCTCCACACTCTCAAAGTGCCGTACGCCTTCATTCAACCCCAGCGCCCTAAGCAACACCCCCTGACGCTCCACCATCTGCTTGGCAGTTACCATCCAAATGCTATGGCCCATCTTCTCCGGACGGATGCGGGCGGCCTGCATCAGCATGGCCGCGGCCTGGCGTTTGGGTAGCTGATCCAACAACCAACCACAGGTCTTATGCCACTGGCTTTGAGGGTGGTACCGCAACGCGGCTAGCATGGCCTGGTCACTGCGGCCACCGCCGCCAGGTATCTCACCTGCCAGCGCTGTGACACTGAACGGTTGGTATCCAGGGTTCTCATGACGGTAATCAAGCTGCAGCTCCAGCATGGTGTCGATAATGCGGGATACTGCTGCATCACGCGCTCGTTCATCACTCTTCGCTGCCTCCACGACACGCCAGGGGTTTGCTACCTGCTTCCAATCATCAAACTGCATCTGGCTCCCCTTCTGCTGTGTCATCACCCCTTCCTCCACTCGGTACCGCTTTCCAGCGCCAGCCGTTCGCCGGCTATTTGCGTGCGGGGCCAACTGGCGTATTCCCTAAGCACTGCTTTAGCCTCCTCGAGCCCTAGCGCCAGCACCGCGCAATAGCCCTCAAATTCGCTATTTTCCAGCCACTCGAATTGGCTATCAGCTAACGGCGCATCCTTGGGGGGGGGTGGCCTTGAACTCCAGGTACAGGCCAAACCAACCGCCGCGGGCCTGACGAACGGGGAGATCGCTCACGCCTGCCTTTACGCCCTGGCGCTTGAGGTCGCTCGCGGTTTTCTTATTGCGGTGGCCGCCGTTGGGCACATGGAAGGTGGCATCAAACAACTCGCCTACCGGTTGGCCACGCATCTTCTCCCCATACAGCCAACGGATCAGTACGGCTTGCTCCTGCCCTTCCCAATCGACCGGCTTTGCCCGGTGCGCGCCGCTTTTGGTCAATGCTCGAGGGCGACGGGGTTTCTGGATTCGTAACGTCACGCCATACCTCCAGCCATGCTATCCAACATTCGTTGCTGACGCTCCCAACGTTGGTAATCGGCCACGATCCGCTCCAGCATGGCTCGCGCCGTATCGTTATGGTCCAGCTCGGCGCGGCTTTGGATGCCACACGAGTGACGAATGAAATCGGCGCAGTCCTCGGGGCTGTGGGTACCATCGGGCAGCTGCCGATATTCAAGTGCCTTTGCCTGACGGCGGCGGCAATCGAGGTACAAACCGAATCGCACGTTTTGGCACAATAACGCGGCACGGCGCGCCTGCTGCCCACCTTTCAATGCTTCACCCATCGTCATGCTCCCCTTGATCGTTCAACTCTTCGACACTCTTACAAAAAGCGCCTGCAGCGCAGGCCACCGCGATAAACACGCCCGCTAGCACCCCCAACAGAAACCAGCTCACGCCATCCATTGGGCACCTCCACGCTGTTGGCGACGCATGCACTGCTTGCACGCTGGAAGTGGCTCACCGGTACCCGGGTCGCGAAATTCGGCAGCGCTCTTGCGGTATTGGCAGGCCGGGCACTTAGGCCGTTCATAAGCACGGCTCAACATGGTTAACGCCCTCCCATCGCAGCCAGCGGCGCGCCCGCCTGTTCCAACAGCTCACGGCGACGCGCTTCTTCCTGTTCGGCTTCTTCGCGGCGCTGACGCGCCTTGGCATCGCCAGGTTTATTGATGATCTCGCGCAGTTGGCCAACCATTCGCTTACGCTGTCGCCGACCTTCCTCGGTCAATGGTTTCTCAGCCGGTGGCAGAAAGTGGGCCACTTTTGGGGCGGGCAGCTTGCCGGCATCAACCGCCTCCTGAAGTACCAGCTCACGGCGCTGCGTGTCATGCCCCAAAGACACCTGCCACACCGGCTGGCGCCCTTCCGCTTTGGCGGTTTCGGCTTCACGCTCGTAGGCTGCTAGGAAGGCCATACGCGCCCCCACCTGGTCACCGCCGTTCAATACCGGCTTGGCAACACCAAAGGCCCGGGCGATTTCCGGCGTCCACACCACCGTTTCGCTCTCATCGGTGCTACGCAGCGCCAGCGCCCATGCTTCGTTGGGCAGCAGGTGCTTGTTCGCGCTGGGCAAGCGCTCAACGATCGCGGGCAGGGTTAACTTGCCATGTAGCTCGGTACGACAGCGGGCCAAGGCGCGGCGAATCTCGGCAAACGGGTAGCCGCTTAGGTCGTCGGTAATCAATACCGCGGCGGTTGGGCGGATCTCCTGCCCCAGCACTTCGGCCGTGGCGTACACCAGTTCGAGTACCTGGTCAGACTCTTGGGCGGTTAGCATGACGAAGACTCCTGTTGTTGGCGGCGGGCGGCCATGATGCGCTTGGCCTCCTCGGCGTTACTCAGGTTGGATTGCGTGCTATCCAGCTGGCGCGCTCTGGCTTGGGTCACCTGCTGGCCGGTGGCAAGTTGCGTGGCGATCGCTTCGCAGTCCTGCAGGAGCAAGCCAACGGGATGCATCCGCGCGGTGTAATACTGGTTGTTCAGCTTCACGTAGTGGGCGGCTACGCCAGGGGCACGCTCTGCCCCTACACGGTCGACCAGCTGGCTCATGTTCGCGCCCACCTTCTGGTTCCACACCGGCCAGGTGCCGTAACGCGCACGGTAGGCACAGGCATAGTTCGCCCAGGGCTTGAAGGTCTTGGCGGTGGGGTCACGAGTGCCGGGCATATCGCTGGGGATTCGCGCCAGCAGATCGTCGGCAGATTCCTGTGGCCCTGCCTGTTCAGCTTGCGGTTCTTCAGCGCCCAGGTAGTCACCAGTGGCAGCGGCTGGGCTAGCCCCAGGCGCAACCCTCTTACTGGAACCCTCTAACTGAACCCCTAAACCTGAACCCCTCTCTTCACGGTTTTCCGAATACCCCTCTTCGGGATCTCGAATAGGGTTCTCCCCGTTTTCCGAATACCCCCCTTCGGAATCTCGAATAGGGTTCTCACGATTTTCCGAATACCCCTGTTCGGTTTTTCGAGTACCCCTATTCGGCTTTTCGAGTGGGTGCTTCATGAAGATCCGACGCTCGACAATCTGCTTGCCTTCGCGCACCTGATCCACACGAATCCAGCCCTTCTTTTTCAGCGAACTGATCACTTCGGAAACACGGTTGGGCGAAAGGCCAAAGAACTCGGCCAACTTCTTGTTACTCTTGAAACAACCTTTTTGCGGGTGCTGCAAGCTGTCGATCTCGATCAGCATCACTTTCTCTTGCAGTGAGAGCTCACGATTCAGCCAGATCTCAGCGGGTATCCAGACACCTCGGAATGCGCGTTCTTCAGTCATGGCGCGCCTCCATGAGAAAGGATGGGCGCAAATGCGAAACTAGATATAAGCTGATAATTGCTAAACGCTGCCTACCTACCTTTAAAGGAGAGCCGCCATGGAAACCACGCTGTGTAACGATCCAGAAGGCTGGGAGCCAGGCAAGGACAGACAAGATCATGTCCCTCCTGGCAGAACGCCACCGCCGCCACAAAAGCCAAAACCATAATGATTGAGGCAAATGACTATGAGCGAGCGGCTCACCGAACAAGTTAGAACTGATGAACGAACACTTTACGAAGCGGCTGGCGATACTGCTTACGCCATACGCTACATGCAGCTCCAAGAGCGTCTTTTTAACCGCATGGGCAATGTTCTCAAATTCACTAGCCTGTTCGGTGGTAGCGCCGCT is part of the Halomonas alkaliantarctica genome and harbors:
- a CDS encoding ParA family protein; amino-acid sequence: MKSIVFFNNKGGVGKTTLLCNMAAYLSIKKSKKVLIIDADPQCNSTTYILSEEKLESIYGKSKRDSIESFLSPVRKAKGYLEKRINPVKSERFKVDIIPGDPRLSLSEDLLATDWKSATSGDPRGLQTTLVFEHLKLQYEEYDYIFFDVGPSLGAINRSVLIACDYFVIPMAVDVFSLMALENINLSLTKWRKGIEDGLKKYEEEENEPYEIYDKEFQWSLKFSGYVLQQYKAKTVRGEKVHVKAYEKISKEIPAAIEREIHSITKDHLTLDNLFLGEIENLHSLVPMSQTTNAPIFSLKSKDGVVGAHFQKVQYSEGIYSSIAKKLLSNIGDSDD
- a CDS encoding helix-turn-helix domain-containing protein translates to MTEERAFRGVWIPAEIWLNRELSLQEKVMLIEIDSLQHPQKGCFKSNKKLAEFFGLSPNRVSEVISSLKKKGWIRVDQVREGKQIVERRIFMKHPLEKPNRGTRKTEQGYSENRENPIRDSEGGYSENGENPIRDPEEGYSENREERGSGLGVQLEGSSKRVAPGASPAAATGDYLGAEEPQAEQAGPQESADDLLARIPSDMPGTRDPTAKTFKPWANYACAYRARYGTWPVWNQKVGANMSQLVDRVGAERAPGVAAHYVKLNNQYYTARMHPVGLLLQDCEAIATQLATGQQVTQARARQLDSTQSNLSNAEEAKRIMAARRQQQESSSC
- a CDS encoding SIR2 family protein, whose translation is MIKWPKEVVSDISRRRCVIFLGSGISRNSVNTTGRRPKTWYQFLQSAITDINPKAHISKLLKDNDYLTACEVVKRQLGKEEFTRIVREEFLVPAYQPADIHKKIFSLDSRIVATPNFDKIYETYANSEANGSIVVKQHYDSDVMSSIRGSERIILKVHGTIDSPDKLIFTRAEYAEARTKYSSFYELLEALSLTHTFLFLGCGVNDPDIKLLLEDSLFKHNSSRSHVMLLPKKSLHNSVIEVIQDTMNLNIIQYSGANNHIELLESVTELVDLVEAEREELKINMNW